CCGGGCGAAGTGCTCGTGCGGCAACGCGCCGCCGGCGTGAACTACATCGACGTCTACCTCCGCACGGGGCTCTACCAGCGCCCGCTCCCGTTCATCGACGGCCAGGAAGGCGCGGGCGTCGTCGAAGCGGTCGGCGAGGGCGTGACCGAGTTTCGTCCCGGCCAGCGCGTCGCGTACCCGCAGACGCCGAACATGGGCGGCTACGCCGAAGCCAACGCGGTTCCGGCCGGCCGGCTCGTCCCGATTCCGGACGGTGTCGACGAGCGCGACGCCTGCGCGACGATGCTGCAAGGCATGACGGCGCACTATCTCGTCAACGACACGTTCCCGCTGCGCGCGGGCCAGGTCGCGCTGGTGCACGCGGCGGCCGGCGGCGTCGGCTCGATCTTGGTGCAGCTCGCCAAAGCGAAGGGCGCGACGGTGATCGGGACCGTCGGAACGGAAGAGAAGGCGCAGCTCGTGCGCGGCTTCGGCGCCGACCACGTCATCGTCTACGCGCAGCAAGACTTCGCCGAGGCGACGAACGCACTCATCGGAGAGCACAAGGTCGACGTCGCGTACGACTCGGTCGGCAAGGAGACGTGGGAACGCAGCTTGAGCGTACTGCGCCCGCGCGGGATGCTGATCGTCTATGGAAACTCGAGCGGACCGGTGCCGCCGGTCGAGCCGCAAAAGCTCTCCGCCGCCGGCTCCGTCTTCTTCACCCGCCCCACGCTCGCCAACTACATCAGCAAGCGCGCAGAGCTGCTGACGCGCGCGCACGAATTGTTCGACGCGATCAGAGGCGGCAAGCTGCACGTGCGCGTCGGCGCGACGTACCCGCTCGCCGACGCGGCGCAAGCGCACCGGGATCTCGAATCGCGGAAGACGACGGGAAAGCTGCTGCTGTTACCGTAGCGCGGGCGGCGCAACGCCGGCGTTCGTCGTCTCGTCGGGTTCGGGTGCGCCGGCGACGAGCGCGAGCGGGATGACGCCGCCCCACAGATCGCCGTGCAAGTCCTCCGGCGCGTCCTTCGGTCCGCCCTCGCGAATCTTCGCCGAGACCGCGTCGAGCGCGAGCGCGACGACCTGCGTCGCCTCGAGC
Above is a genomic segment from Candidatus Eremiobacterota bacterium containing:
- a CDS encoding quinone oxidoreductase; its protein translation is MKAIRVDRLGGPEVLELAEVPVPAPGPGEVLVRQRAAGVNYIDVYLRTGLYQRPLPFIDGQEGAGVVEAVGEGVTEFRPGQRVAYPQTPNMGGYAEANAVPAGRLVPIPDGVDERDACATMLQGMTAHYLVNDTFPLRAGQVALVHAAAGGVGSILVQLAKAKGATVIGTVGTEEKAQLVRGFGADHVIVYAQQDFAEATNALIGEHKVDVAYDSVGKETWERSLSVLRPRGMLIVYGNSSGPVPPVEPQKLSAAGSVFFTRPTLANYISKRAELLTRAHELFDAIRGGKLHVRVGATYPLADAAQAHRDLESRKTTGKLLLLP